From the Bacteroidales bacterium genome, one window contains:
- a CDS encoding HTH domain-containing protein translates to MSWKKIEKIDQMIRYKVTGRSKEIADKLNVSERSVFYLLKKMKEKGAKIYFDKQLNSYRYKENLKFVFGFKKDS, encoded by the coding sequence ATGAGTTGGAAAAAAATCGAGAAAATTGACCAAATGATAAGATATAAAGTAACTGGTCGCTCAAAAGAAATTGCTGACAAATTAAATGTATCAGAAAGAAGTGTTTTCTATTTATTGAAAAAAATGAAAGAAAAAGGTGCTAAAATATACTTTGATAAGCAATTAAACAGTTATAGATACAAAGAAAATTTAAAATTCGTTTTTGGTTTTAAAAAAGATTCGTAA
- a CDS encoding gliding motility-associated C-terminal domain-containing protein translates to MKISLKNFKQTIFCLSAFTLMFFYMNTTTLAATRTASVTGNWSSTTTWGGSSVPTSSDDVVINSGITVTVDANAECNTITINANSSSSTNGLTISGSNTLTVTGAVSMTAPSMLKSSLLAVNAGTLDAGSITIHGGTSTTSSLTVSTGTINCTGDVSFSGSSGLNLTFTGAGTINIGGNLGSGATFTGATGTVNFNGSGTQTIAGYTFNNLTISGTGGISAAGNLTVNGTLSVSSGSTLNLTSSYTLSGTLSTITNNGTIKTSYTGYSTPIPSGKTWSGTMEYAATNGSQTIVAGTYNDLQLDNTSGTNTAGGNLTVNGTLTIPSGGTLSMSSSGFFKLLGTLTTINNNGTIITYSHSDATPIPAGKTWSGTINYGYSFGGQTIVSGTYNNLTMATGTSNTAGGDITVNGTLTFYSLNLSTYKLDGNLTTVTFGGTIKTYSTQNPPFPAGIDWSANSGTVEFAVSTGGQYIPAGTYFNLQLDNTSNANTAVGNLTVDYRVTTQTNGTLDMSTYTLGGNLTSSANNGTIKTSNTSTTPIPTNKTWSGTIEYASETGGQTVVYGTYNNLKTDNTSGTNTAANTIMVSSTLTTATGGTLDMGTYAISGSFSTYHHNGILKTSNTSSTPFPSGKNWTTGGYTGTFEFAILSGGQTIPAGTYYNLQLDNTSGINTAGGILTVNGDLTTTAGGTLSMNSSGYYKLLGTLSTINNNGTIITYAFNDATPIPTGKTWGGTINYGFTSEITKQTVVAGTYNNLTTSGGGTNTAGGNITVNGTFTNGASENFETGNYTINCKGDVSNSGLCYDLGCGTGKILINGTSNQNINGGQFERLELDNTAGATLTNSITIKGSGTGCNSTLIMTNGNLNLNGNHITLETTYGAISGETNDRRIYDATDDGYITFTKTLSANTTYDNIAGMGIKIITDGTAPGSTVIKRGSKAQTIGSNSSIKRYFDVTPTTDQGLNATLRLSYFENELNGLQEAGFSFYRSTNTGSTWSTETPTSVDYTNNYVEKTAVNSLSRWTIGSACTNNLSVNPATTAICNGTSVELTASGASTYTWSNAATSSSITVNPTVTTTYFVSGTDGNGCTNIASATVTVNSLPNVTATGATICTGASANITASGAETYTWSNSETGNSITVNPTITSTYTVTGTNGSGCINTAQAIVIVNALPNVTASGATICTGSTATITASGADAYTWSNTETGSSITVSPTVTTTYYVTGIDGSGCMGTASATVIVCTDFYGTYTIGGTNADYPSITSAINDMSNNKRLTNAVIFKIRNGTYNEIIELGDNKIITKLNDDIPVIFMADSTDSIKVEIKSSDKNVYIKNKSNIYFIGLNFISEISNINAIQIINSEKILFSNCEINDTINGDTAIIVNGSKYIEFENIRVLNYKNGISAYNNEDGFVINNSIINVKQTPINVRSSENVCIKSNTIKNSENYDAVKINDNKKSLILNNNNIVSKNNCYNIEKGKGILFLMNNSLESDLGDGININTSSPDTIFIVDNTIKSINAKAINVSDTLIDSLSSKLLTIGHNKLNFVKEGIFLNSLKGTKLLIIDNEIDTPEVGILIQNINSQNSNYEKIIGNLIVASNNALKLNNVNSNTTIRSNTFIANTGINNSTVILNGSNNKLTFYANNIVNKNAQYVINFENDIPSNFNRSFNNWYSYTSSQITNNSGFQVESDGFNTDPKFQGNNDFSLSQQSLLLDTVPGIDSLILFDLKGNERKVKYDVGAIESPASIMSKLQVSFVLEKGIAFYPSDPNSTYKEFVINGLQNFANVVLKIYDNKQLLVYESASKNTYWNGVSMHTGNIVDEGYYFYDLTLDNKNLRGIIYVK, encoded by the coding sequence ATGAAAATATCATTAAAAAATTTCAAGCAAACAATTTTCTGTTTATCTGCTTTTACGCTCATGTTTTTTTACATGAATACAACAACATTAGCAGCAACAAGAACAGCATCAGTAACAGGCAACTGGAGTTCGACAACTACATGGGGCGGCTCATCAGTTCCAACATCCTCCGATGACGTTGTTATAAACAGCGGAATTACCGTTACAGTTGATGCAAATGCAGAATGTAACACCATAACGATAAATGCGAATAGTTCATCTTCGACAAATGGACTTACCATCAGCGGCTCAAATACACTAACAGTTACCGGTGCTGTCAGCATGACTGCACCTTCCATGTTAAAATCATCTCTGCTCGCAGTAAATGCAGGAACACTGGACGCAGGAAGTATCACAATACATGGAGGGACTTCCACCACCAGCTCACTAACAGTTTCTACAGGAACTATTAATTGCACAGGCGATGTTTCTTTTAGCGGCTCATCAGGATTAAACCTTACATTCACAGGAGCAGGAACAATAAACATAGGAGGAAACCTTGGCTCCGGTGCAACCTTCACAGGAGCAACAGGAACAGTGAATTTTAACGGCTCAGGCACACAAACAATTGCCGGATACACATTCAATAACCTCACAATATCAGGCACAGGCGGTATTTCAGCCGCAGGAAACTTAACGGTAAACGGAACTTTATCAGTTTCATCAGGCAGCACACTTAATTTAACTTCCAGCTATACACTATCAGGAACATTATCAACAATAACAAACAACGGAACAATAAAAACATCATACACAGGATACTCAACCCCAATACCATCAGGCAAAACATGGAGCGGTACAATGGAATACGCCGCCACTAACGGCTCGCAAACAATAGTGGCAGGAACATACAATGACTTGCAACTCGATAACACCAGCGGAACCAATACCGCAGGCGGTAACCTGACCGTAAACGGCACACTAACGATACCCTCAGGCGGCACATTGAGCATGAGCAGCTCCGGATTTTTTAAACTACTTGGCACCTTAACAACAATAAACAACAACGGCACAATTATAACATACTCACACAGCGATGCAACACCAATACCCGCAGGCAAAACATGGAGCGGAACAATAAACTATGGCTATTCCTTTGGCGGACAAACAATAGTTTCAGGAACATACAATAACTTAACTATGGCTACCGGCACTTCAAATACTGCCGGAGGCGACATAACAGTTAACGGCACCCTGACATTCTACTCACTTAACTTAAGCACATATAAACTTGACGGTAATTTAACAACAGTAACATTCGGCGGTACAATAAAAACATACAGCACGCAAAACCCTCCCTTTCCAGCAGGAATCGACTGGTCAGCAAACAGTGGAACAGTTGAATTTGCTGTAAGCACAGGAGGACAATACATTCCAGCCGGCACATATTTTAACTTACAGCTTGATAACACAAGCAATGCAAATACAGCAGTCGGTAACCTTACAGTGGACTACAGAGTAACAACCCAGACAAACGGAACATTAGACATGAGCACATATACACTTGGAGGTAATTTAACAAGTTCTGCAAACAACGGAACAATAAAAACCTCCAACACCAGCACAACACCAATCCCAACAAACAAAACATGGAGCGGCACAATAGAATACGCATCCGAAACAGGTGGACAAACAGTTGTTTATGGCACATATAACAACCTAAAAACAGACAATACAAGCGGAACCAATACAGCAGCAAACACCATTATGGTAAGCAGCACACTAACTACAGCTACCGGAGGAACACTTGATATGGGCACCTATGCGATTTCAGGCAGCTTTTCCACATACCATCATAATGGAATACTAAAAACCTCAAATACATCTTCAACACCATTCCCTTCCGGAAAAAACTGGACTACCGGCGGCTATACCGGAACATTTGAATTTGCAATACTTTCAGGAGGACAAACAATTCCTGCAGGAACATATTATAACTTACAACTCGATAATACGAGCGGAATAAATACTGCTGGTGGCATTTTAACAGTAAATGGCGATTTAACAACAACAGCCGGAGGTACTTTGAGCATGAACAGTTCAGGATATTATAAATTACTTGGTACACTATCAACAATAAATAATAACGGAACAATAATAACATACGCATTTAACGACGCAACACCAATACCCACAGGCAAAACTTGGGGCGGCACAATAAACTATGGTTTTACCAGCGAAATCACGAAACAAACAGTAGTTGCCGGAACATACAACAATTTAACAACGAGTGGAGGCGGCACAAATACTGCAGGAGGCAATATAACAGTAAACGGTACTTTTACCAATGGAGCAAGCGAAAATTTTGAAACCGGCAACTACACTATAAACTGCAAAGGAGATGTTTCAAACAGCGGACTTTGCTATGACTTGGGATGCGGAACAGGAAAAATATTAATTAACGGAACTTCAAATCAGAATATAAACGGAGGACAATTTGAACGCCTCGAATTGGATAACACTGCGGGAGCAACTCTAACAAACTCAATAACAATAAAGGGCTCGGGCACAGGTTGCAATTCAACATTAATAATGACTAACGGAAATCTTAACCTTAACGGAAATCACATAACATTAGAAACAACTTACGGAGCAATAAGCGGAGAAACCAACGACAGAAGAATATATGATGCAACTGATGACGGCTATATTACTTTCACAAAAACACTTTCGGCAAATACTACTTACGATAATATTGCCGGTATGGGAATTAAAATTATAACAGATGGAACAGCACCCGGCTCAACGGTAATAAAGAGAGGTTCTAAAGCACAAACAATCGGAAGCAACTCTTCAATAAAAAGATATTTTGATGTAACGCCAACAACCGACCAAGGACTTAATGCCACGCTACGCTTATCCTACTTCGAAAACGAACTTAACGGATTGCAGGAAGCCGGCTTTAGTTTTTACCGCTCAACAAACACAGGAAGTACATGGTCCACAGAAACTCCCACTTCTGTTGATTATACAAATAATTATGTAGAAAAAACAGCAGTAAACTCTTTGTCGCGATGGACAATAGGAAGTGCCTGTACAAATAACTTATCTGTAAATCCGGCAACAACAGCAATATGCAATGGAACATCTGTAGAATTAACAGCAAGCGGAGCGAGCACATACACATGGAGCAATGCGGCAACGAGTAGTTCAATAACAGTAAATCCGACAGTTACAACAACATATTTTGTTTCGGGAACGGATGGAAATGGATGTACAAATATAGCAAGTGCGACAGTAACAGTAAATTCTTTGCCAAACGTAACAGCAACCGGAGCGACAATATGTACTGGAGCTTCAGCAAACATAACAGCAAGCGGAGCTGAAACATATACATGGAGTAATTCCGAAACAGGAAACTCAATAACAGTAAATCCGACAATAACTTCAACATATACTGTTACCGGAACAAATGGAAGCGGTTGTATTAACACTGCACAGGCGATTGTAATAGTTAATGCATTGCCAAATGTAACAGCAAGCGGAGCGACAATATGCACCGGAAGCACAGCAACAATAACAGCAAGCGGAGCTGATGCATATACATGGAGCAATACGGAAACCGGAAGTTCTATAACGGTGAGTCCAACAGTAACTACAACATATTATGTTACCGGAATTGATGGAAGTGGATGTATGGGTACTGCAAGTGCAACAGTTATAGTATGCACCGATTTTTATGGCACTTATACTATTGGAGGAACAAATGCTGATTATCCGAGCATAACTTCTGCAATAAACGATATGTCTAATAATAAAAGATTAACAAATGCTGTAATATTTAAAATAAGAAATGGCACTTACAATGAAATTATAGAATTGGGAGATAATAAAATTATTACAAAATTGAACGATGATATTCCTGTAATTTTCATGGCAGATAGCACAGATAGTATTAAAGTTGAAATAAAATCTTCTGATAAAAATGTTTATATTAAAAATAAAAGCAACATATATTTCATAGGATTAAATTTTATATCTGAAATATCAAATATAAATGCCATTCAAATTATTAATTCCGAAAAAATTCTTTTTTCCAACTGCGAAATAAACGACACAATAAATGGAGATACGGCTATTATTGTAAACGGTTCTAAGTACATTGAGTTTGAAAATATTCGTGTTTTAAATTATAAGAACGGTATTAGTGCATATAATAATGAGGATGGTTTCGTTATAAATAATAGTATTATTAATGTAAAACAAACACCTATCAATGTGAGGTCAAGTGAAAATGTTTGCATAAAATCAAACACTATTAAAAATTCCGAAAATTATGATGCAGTGAAAATAAATGATAATAAAAAATCACTTATTCTAAATAACAATAATATTGTTTCAAAAAATAATTGTTATAATATAGAAAAGGGAAAAGGAATATTATTTCTTATGAATAACTCTCTCGAATCTGATTTAGGTGACGGAATTAACATAAATACGAGTAGCCCGGATACAATATTTATTGTAGACAATACAATAAAATCAATAAATGCAAAAGCAATTAACGTTTCGGATACTTTAATAGATTCTTTATCATCAAAGCTGTTAACAATTGGACATAATAAATTAAATTTTGTTAAAGAAGGAATATTTTTAAACTCCCTTAAAGGAACAAAATTACTTATAATTGATAACGAGATAGATACTCCGGAGGTTGGCATATTAATACAAAATATAAATAGTCAAAATTCAAATTATGAGAAAATAATAGGTAATCTCATTGTTGCTTCAAATAATGCACTAAAATTAAATAATGTAAATTCAAATACTACTATTCGTTCAAATACATTTATTGCAAATACTGGAATCAATAATTCAACAGTTATACTTAATGGCAGTAATAATAAATTAACATTTTATGCTAATAATATTGTTAACAAGAATGCTCAATATGTTATTAATTTTGAAAACGACATTCCTTCTAATTTCAATCGTTCTTTCAATAACTGGTATAGTTATACTTCCTCACAAATTACTAATAATTCGGGGTTTCAGGTGGAGAGTGATGGTTTTAATACTGACCCGAAATTTCAGGGAAATAATGACTTTTCTCTTTCTCAACAAAGTTTACTTTTAGATACAGTTCCGGGCATTGATTCTTTAATTCTTTTTGATTTAAAAGGGAATGAAAGAAAAGTAAAATATGATGTTGGTGCAATTGAATCTCCCGCATCAATTATGTCAAAACTACAAGTTTCGTTTGTGTTAGAAAAAGGAATTGCATTTTATCCATCTGATCCAAACTCCACATATAAAGAATTTGTTATTAATGGATTACAAAACTTTGCTAATGTCGTGCTGAAAATTTATGATAATAAACAATTGTTAGTGTATGAATCAGCATCAAAAAACACATACTGGAATGGGGTAAGCATGCATACAGGAAATATTGTTGATGAAGGATATTATTTTTATGATTTAACATTAGATAACAAAAACTTAAGAGGAATTATTTATGTCAAGTGA
- a CDS encoding DUF1573 domain-containing protein, with protein sequence MRKIILTICIVLFAVFTIKAGGNEPNPQNDSTFAQLTFQTTIHDYGQVVKTESNNAPAGDYTFTFTNTGTKPLTIDSIKTSPDYVTVTWTNTPVSPNSTGTITVNYNTTALGIINKQIDIFSNAINSPVVLTIVGNVTD encoded by the coding sequence ATGAGAAAAATAATTTTAACAATCTGCATCGTATTGTTTGCAGTATTCACAATAAAAGCAGGAGGAAATGAACCAAACCCGCAAAACGATTCCACTTTCGCTCAATTAACTTTTCAAACCACAATACATGATTACGGACAAGTAGTAAAAACCGAATCAAATAACGCTCCTGCCGGCGATTATACTTTTACTTTTACAAATACAGGAACAAAACCATTAACCATTGACTCAATAAAAACAAGCCCCGACTATGTGACAGTAACATGGACAAATACACCAGTATCACCCAACAGCACAGGCACAATAACCGTTAATTACAACACTACGGCACTTGGCATAATTAACAAACAAATAGACATTTTTTCGAATGCAATAAATTCACCCGTAGTATTAACAATTGTTGGAAATGTTACTGATTAG
- a CDS encoding OmpH family outer membrane protein, whose product MSSEKKNKTLIIISIVNGVIAIAAISIAIYLYITTPRIGFIHNSRILTEYNGVKAGKKVYQDKVNTYKANLDSLQMQVNKMIQIYKEDEKKLNPKEKKERQEQIKQRQMDFMNFRNGAEKMIKEEDDKISSAILKQVNTYIYEYAKKKHYDFVFGSTTDGSLFYGSDKFDITEEVLKELNNKYEGK is encoded by the coding sequence ATGTCAAGTGAGAAAAAAAATAAAACTTTAATAATTATCTCCATTGTAAATGGAGTAATTGCAATAGCTGCAATCTCAATTGCAATATATTTATATATTACTACCCCACGAATTGGATTTATACATAACAGCAGAATTTTAACCGAATACAATGGGGTAAAAGCCGGTAAAAAAGTATATCAGGACAAAGTAAATACATATAAAGCAAATCTTGATTCTTTGCAAATGCAGGTTAATAAAATGATACAAATATATAAGGAAGATGAAAAAAAGTTGAATCCAAAAGAAAAAAAGGAAAGACAGGAGCAAATTAAACAAAGACAAATGGACTTTATGAATTTCCGTAATGGTGCAGAAAAAATGATAAAAGAAGAAGATGATAAGATTTCTTCTGCCATTCTTAAACAGGTTAATACATATATTTATGAATATGCTAAGAAAAAGCATTACGATTTTGTTTTTGGTTCAACAACAGATGGAAGTTTATTTTATGGAAGTGATAAATTTGATATTACCGAAGAAGTACTAAAAGAGTTAAACAATAAATATGAAGGTAAATAA
- a CDS encoding ABC transporter permease — translation MNFEFFIAKRIISAKESKSISSSIVKIAIASIVLGLAIMIVSVAIIDGFKKAIREKVSGFSSHILISNFDSNESLESKPISKSPALYSTIKKIKGVKHIQAFAVKGGLIKTDDDIHGVIVKGIDSNYDLSFFKSKISDGYVFTVNDSCKTDKIIVSRYIASKLKLKVNQKIKIYFIQDQFRVYPFTISGIYETGLEEFDKDYVFADIAYIQKLNNWNKNQVGGIEVLADDFNDIGKISDEIYYSTSYNLSVKTIKELYPQIFDWLELQNVNVTIIIILMISVAVINMISALLILIMERNSMIGVLKSLGLRNRSLRNVFLYNAFYIILKGLAFGNIFGILICLIQQKFAIITLPQESYYISSVPISLNFVPILLLNIGTILVCMIALILPTYVVKYISPIKVLRFN, via the coding sequence ATGAACTTTGAATTTTTTATTGCCAAAAGAATAATTTCTGCAAAAGAATCAAAAAGCATATCTTCTTCGATTGTAAAAATTGCAATTGCAAGTATTGTTTTGGGATTGGCAATAATGATAGTGTCTGTAGCTATAATTGACGGATTTAAAAAAGCAATACGCGAAAAAGTTTCCGGTTTCAGTTCTCATATTCTAATAAGCAATTTCGATTCGAATGAATCATTGGAATCAAAACCTATTAGCAAATCTCCTGCATTATACTCAACAATAAAAAAAATAAAAGGTGTAAAACATATTCAGGCATTCGCTGTAAAAGGCGGACTGATAAAAACTGATGACGACATTCACGGAGTTATTGTTAAAGGCATTGACAGTAATTATGATTTGAGCTTTTTTAAAAGTAAGATTTCTGATGGCTATGTTTTTACGGTAAATGATAGCTGCAAAACCGACAAAATAATTGTTTCAAGATATATAGCATCGAAACTAAAATTAAAAGTCAATCAAAAAATTAAAATTTATTTCATACAAGACCAGTTCAGAGTATATCCCTTTACCATCAGCGGAATTTATGAAACAGGTCTCGAAGAATTCGATAAAGATTATGTGTTTGCCGATATTGCATATATTCAAAAATTAAATAACTGGAATAAAAATCAGGTCGGAGGAATCGAAGTTCTTGCCGACGATTTTAATGACATCGGAAAAATAAGTGATGAAATTTATTACAGCACCAGCTATAACTTGTCGGTAAAAACTATAAAAGAACTGTATCCACAAATATTTGACTGGCTTGAGCTACAGAATGTAAATGTTACAATCATAATTATTCTTATGATTTCAGTGGCTGTTATAAATATGATTTCGGCATTGCTCATTCTCATTATGGAAAGAAACAGTATGATTGGTGTTCTAAAGTCACTTGGATTAAGGAACCGTAGTTTGCGAAATGTATTTTTGTACAATGCCTTTTATATTATTCTTAAAGGATTAGCTTTTGGTAATATCTTTGGAATACTGATTTGTCTTATTCAACAAAAATTTGCAATAATAACTCTTCCTCAGGAATCGTATTACATTTCATCAGTTCCGATATCTCTTAATTTTGTTCCGATATTACTTCTAAATATCGGAACTATTCTTGTTTGCATGATAGCATTAATATTACCGACTTATGTTGTAAAATATATTTCGCCCATAAAAGTTCTGAGATTTAATTAG